A single region of the Lysinibacillus sp. B2A1 genome encodes:
- a CDS encoding mechanosensitive ion channel protein MscS, with translation MNFLKWLIPSSFTVPTWMDVIIAIVLCGIGWLIQYFVIKKIINRIVVFLENRQRNFQATVLAQFNKAIRYAFMASVIVISLSYLIDVSLFTHKASKNFVLSIIVFFAFKGVYDVLNFYTKQPLQLNGEEEANVLLPFFLRIGKVLIMIFAMFTIASFWNFNLNGFLTGIGLTGVAIAFGIRDTLAHVFGGMSVALDNPFKIGDWIATEDQKIEGTIEDINLRSTLIQTGDKGLVYVPNSYLVNRPIYNLSRREKRKCEHFLYVAAENKEESIRSALSAIQKEIYLHNKTEKELIHVFIDEFYPSYYRVLVRFYVASNETAIMLDVRQDILFAIRQIIEELQIVLVNPTEDEWFDTKK, from the coding sequence ATGAATTTTTTGAAATGGTTAATACCATCTAGCTTTACAGTACCGACCTGGATGGATGTAATTATAGCCATCGTTCTTTGTGGTATTGGATGGCTCATTCAGTATTTTGTTATAAAGAAAATAATTAATCGGATTGTTGTATTTTTAGAAAATCGTCAGCGCAACTTTCAGGCAACGGTGCTAGCGCAATTTAATAAGGCGATTCGATATGCATTTATGGCTTCCGTTATTGTAATCAGCTTATCCTATTTGATAGATGTTTCCTTATTCACCCATAAAGCGTCTAAAAACTTTGTGTTGTCGATTATTGTTTTCTTCGCTTTTAAAGGGGTATACGACGTTTTAAACTTTTATACAAAACAACCTTTGCAACTAAATGGTGAAGAAGAAGCAAATGTCCTACTACCGTTTTTTCTTCGTATAGGAAAAGTGCTCATCATGATTTTTGCGATGTTTACCATTGCTTCCTTTTGGAATTTTAACTTAAATGGCTTTTTAACAGGAATTGGCTTAACTGGTGTAGCAATTGCCTTTGGTATTCGGGATACGCTGGCACATGTCTTCGGTGGTATGTCAGTTGCTTTGGATAACCCATTTAAAATTGGCGATTGGATTGCAACAGAGGATCAAAAAATTGAAGGAACGATTGAGGATATAAACCTTCGTAGCACGTTAATTCAAACAGGTGATAAAGGGCTTGTATATGTACCGAATTCTTATTTGGTCAATCGTCCTATTTATAATTTATCGAGACGAGAAAAACGAAAATGTGAGCATTTTTTATATGTTGCCGCTGAAAATAAAGAAGAATCCATACGCAGTGCCTTAAGTGCCATTCAAAAAGAAATTTATTTGCATAATAAGACTGAAAAAGAATTGATTCATGTCTTTATTGATGAGTTTTATCCGAGCTATTACCGTGTCCTTGTGCGTTTTTATGTAGCAAGCAATGAAACGGCTATCATGCTAGATGTACGTCAGGATATTTTATTTGCGATTCGTCAAATCATTGAGGAACTACAAATTGTATTAGTAAATCCAACAGAAGATGAATGGTTTGATACTAAAAAATAA